The Terriglobales bacterium DNA segment CGAGCGGTAGAAATCCACTGCCATGGAAAGGAACAGGACGCCGAAGGCCGCCACACTCGGCTCGATGTGGACGTCATGCAGGAAGATGCGCTTCAGGACTTCGTAAACGATCCACACGCAGGTCAGCAGCAGCAGGCCGGTTTCCAGGAAGGCGGAGAAATTCTCCACTTTTCCGTGTCCGTACTGGTGGTCCGCGTCGGCGGGCTTGTCGGAGACCCGCACCGAAAGCAGGGTGACCGCGGCCGCGATCAGGTCGAGCCCGGAGTGCAGGGCCTCGGAAAGGATGCCCAGGCTTCCCGTGCTCCAGCCCACCGCAAACTTCAGCGCGGTGATGACCGCCGCCCCCAGCACGGACTCCAGCGCCACGCCGCGCTTTTCCCGGCGCATCTCCGCGAGCGTGGTCTGGGTGGACATGGGGCTCCCATTATCGCCGTCCGGCCCCGCCGCGCCAACCACGGCCGTGCGGATCGCGTTCCCGGCTGTGCTACGATTCCGCCGTCTCCCGGCGGTCCACAAAGAATGTCTCAGGGAAAAACCAGCGTACTGGTCACCGGCGCGGCCGGGAACCTCGGGCTGCGCCTGCTGGCCCAGCTTGCCGATTTCCAGATCACGGCCGTGGACCTGGCCCGTCCCGCCACCTCCCTTCCCCTGCGCTTCGAGCGCATGGACTTGGGGGAAGAGGCCTCCTGCAAGCGGCTGCTCCGCCTGCTGCGCGAGAGCGGAGCGTCGGCGGTGGTCCACCTGGGGTTTGTGATCGACCCGCAGCGCACCGGCATCCTCGACCGGGAGCGCATGTGGCAGATCAACGTCGCCGGGACCGCGCGGGTGATGGAGGCCATCACCGAGGTCAACCGCTCCGGTGGCGCCGTCAGCCGCTTCATCTATCCCAGCAGCGTCGCCGCCTACGGCTCCGACCTGCCCCTTCCCGTGGACGAGGACTTCCCGCTCGGCGGCCACACGCTGACCTACGCTGTGCACAAGCGCGAGGCCGACGAGGTGGTGCGGGCGCGCTTCGAGCAGCTCGACGGGTGCAGCGTCTATCTGCTGCGCCCTCATATCTTTGCCGGCGCTACCATGGAGAATTACTTGATTGGCGGATTCCGCGGCACGCCCAGCGGACGCGGGCGCATCGGCAGCTGGATGCGGCGGCGGGGATGGCGCCTGCCGTTCATCGTTCCCTTCGGTCGGCAGTATCTCGAGAACCGCTTCCAGTTCGTCCACGTGGACGACGTTGCCCGGCTGATGGCG contains these protein-coding regions:
- a CDS encoding NAD-dependent epimerase/dehydratase family protein, producing MSQGKTSVLVTGAAGNLGLRLLAQLADFQITAVDLARPATSLPLRFERMDLGEEASCKRLLRLLRESGASAVVHLGFVIDPQRTGILDRERMWQINVAGTARVMEAITEVNRSGGAVSRFIYPSSVAAYGSDLPLPVDEDFPLGGHTLTYAVHKREADEVVRARFEQLDGCSVYLLRPHIFAGATMENYLIGGFRGTPSGRGRIGSWMRRRGWRLPFIVPFGRQYLENRFQFVHVDDVARLMAHLLRRPQGEPALTVLNVAGRGEALPLERCLALAGTKAFRLPGHAACRAMLGMLWKMGVC